A stretch of the Asticcacaulis sp. ZE23SCel15 genome encodes the following:
- a CDS encoding DUF3363 domain-containing protein encodes MDRDDGFEPRVGRIGRNGRAVSLGREFRNQVIKTRNLARGGKAVGSKPSSFTGARLGRGSGAGTVLASRSGTAGVRGRRVMVKARIVKLAGKGKGAAVAHMRYVQRDGVTRSGERGELYDGLSDVADGKAFLERSDGDRHQFRFIVSPEDGLQYDDLKSVTRRLMDQMETDLGTKLDWVAVDHFNTGHPHTHILIRGRDDQDKDLVIARSYITDGVRERASDIVSFDLGPRTELEVEQSLQHEMRAGRFTSLDQWILDRRQDDGRVSVIDASPERQSLITGRLKRLESFDLAAPDGQGYWQVSKDLEPALRQLGRRGDIINSLRYDLSPDGQGQLLENVRIHDGGALGTNNHGTSSLTQPITGRLVRRGLYDEIEDRHYLIIDATDGQAHVVDIGKGENTPDLTPNSVLRLAPKTVELRSVDHTIADVAAATGGRYSVELHLNHDRNAQQTFAETHVRRLEAIRRYGSGIERDRYNGEFIVGHNYRETALAYERQKAAQTPIRVEVLSPEPLKVLERKGAYTWLDKELTSPDKMPLSDKGFGAQVTQALRNRYNWMIEEGLFQSNDDGTFSYDRNLEKQLTAREKVTEGQRLSQELGKPMGHIHKYENFEGKLTGSVTLSNGDKFAVVERARDFALVPWRPVLERHIGKAVGGISRGDDVSWSFGRDRGLSR; translated from the coding sequence ATGGATCGGGACGATGGCTTTGAGCCGAGGGTGGGACGCATAGGCCGCAACGGCCGTGCGGTATCGCTGGGCCGGGAGTTCCGCAACCAGGTGATCAAGACCCGCAATCTGGCGCGCGGTGGTAAGGCGGTCGGATCAAAGCCGTCGAGCTTTACCGGTGCGCGTCTGGGTCGCGGAAGTGGAGCCGGTACGGTGCTGGCCTCGCGCTCTGGTACTGCCGGTGTTCGCGGCCGCCGGGTGATGGTCAAGGCTCGTATCGTCAAGCTGGCCGGTAAGGGCAAAGGTGCAGCGGTCGCGCACATGCGCTATGTCCAGCGCGATGGCGTCACCCGGTCGGGTGAGCGTGGCGAGCTTTATGACGGGCTTTCTGATGTCGCTGACGGCAAGGCGTTTCTGGAGCGCTCGGACGGTGACCGCCATCAGTTCCGCTTTATCGTCTCGCCAGAAGATGGCTTGCAGTATGATGACCTCAAGTCCGTCACCCGCCGTCTGATGGATCAGATGGAAACCGATCTCGGCACAAAGCTGGACTGGGTCGCTGTCGATCATTTTAACACTGGTCATCCCCACACCCATATCCTGATCAGAGGAAGAGACGATCAGGACAAAGATCTGGTCATCGCCCGCAGCTATATCACCGACGGGGTGCGCGAACGGGCCTCCGATATAGTCAGCTTTGACCTGGGCCCACGCACGGAGCTTGAGGTCGAACAGTCATTACAGCACGAGATGCGCGCGGGGCGGTTCACCTCGCTCGATCAGTGGATACTGGACCGTCGCCAGGACGATGGCCGGGTGTCGGTGATAGATGCCAGCCCGGAGCGGCAGTCGCTGATCACAGGCCGCCTCAAGCGGCTGGAGAGCTTCGATCTGGCGGCACCTGATGGTCAGGGCTACTGGCAGGTTAGTAAAGACCTGGAGCCTGCCTTGCGCCAACTCGGGCGGCGTGGCGACATCATTAACAGCCTGCGCTATGACCTCAGCCCCGATGGTCAGGGCCAGCTTCTGGAGAATGTCCGCATACATGACGGCGGTGCGTTAGGTACCAACAACCACGGAACGTCAAGTCTTACCCAGCCGATCACCGGTCGTCTGGTACGGCGGGGGCTTTACGATGAGATTGAGGATCGCCATTATCTGATCATCGACGCCACCGACGGTCAAGCCCATGTGGTCGATATCGGCAAGGGTGAGAACACTCCTGATCTGACACCGAATAGCGTTCTGCGATTAGCCCCGAAGACCGTGGAACTCAGATCAGTTGATCACACCATCGCCGACGTCGCGGCTGCCACTGGCGGCAGGTATTCGGTAGAGCTACATCTGAACCATGACCGCAATGCGCAACAGACCTTCGCGGAAACCCATGTCCGCCGTCTGGAGGCGATCCGGCGGTACGGTAGCGGGATCGAGCGCGACCGTTACAATGGGGAGTTCATAGTCGGTCATAACTACAGGGAAACCGCACTAGCCTATGAGCGCCAAAAGGCCGCTCAGACACCGATCCGGGTTGAGGTGCTGTCACCTGAGCCCCTGAAGGTGCTGGAACGGAAGGGTGCCTACACCTGGCTCGATAAAGAACTGACCTCGCCGGATAAGATGCCGCTATCGGACAAGGGTTTTGGCGCGCAGGTCACTCAGGCTTTGCGCAACCGCTATAACTGGATGATCGAAGAAGGGCTGTTTCAGTCCAATGATGATGGCACCTTCAGTTATGACCGCAATCTTGAAAAGCAACTTACCGCCCGTGAGAAGGTAACCGAGGGGCAACGGCTGTCGCAGGAACTGGGAAAACCTATGGGCCATATCCACAAATATGAGAACTTCGAGGGTAAGTTGACCGGCAGTGTTACCCTCAGCAATGGCGACAAGTTCGCCGTGGTCGAACGGGCCAGAGACTTTGCGCTGGTACCGTGGCGGCCGGTTCTGGAGCGGCACATAGGTAAAGCGGTCGGCGGCATCAGCCGAGGCGACGACGTTAGCTGGTCGTTTGGACGAGACCGAGGGCTCAGCAGATAG
- a CDS encoding excalibur calcium-binding domain-containing protein produces MERRGVFLGILVSLLSLAPIMAEAKSRKKRRRASSRRLSTSTSRSGGSSYYRNCSEARAAGAAPIRRGEPGYSGKLDRDGDGIACE; encoded by the coding sequence ATGGAGCGTCGTGGAGTTTTCTTAGGCATCTTAGTCAGTCTGTTGTCGCTGGCCCCAATAATGGCTGAAGCGAAAAGCCGAAAAAAGCGTCGCCGCGCGTCATCACGCCGCCTTTCAACGAGCACGAGCCGGTCAGGTGGCAGTTCCTACTACCGTAACTGTTCCGAAGCTCGCGCCGCGGGTGCCGCACCAATACGGCGAGGCGAGCCCGGCTATTCTGGCAAGCTTGACCGCGATGGTGATGGTATTGCCTGCGAGTGA
- a CDS encoding helix-turn-helix domain-containing protein codes for MRKTVNPTTRTPVTQPRNPADVLLGQLMQERRKFVGFSRKGLAAQLGLTKQDIKAYEHGERHFGADTIALLRIVLKVKIGFFIDPLTPLVRKQGVARNG; via the coding sequence ATGCGTAAGACGGTAAACCCAACCACCCGCACGCCTGTAACTCAGCCGCGTAACCCTGCCGACGTTCTGCTCGGCCAGTTAATGCAGGAAAGGCGCAAGTTCGTCGGCTTCTCACGTAAGGGGCTGGCGGCACAACTTGGCCTCACCAAGCAGGACATCAAGGCCTATGAGCACGGCGAACGCCATTTCGGTGCCGACACCATCGCCCTGCTGCGGATCGTGCTTAAGGTCAAGATTGGCTTCTTCATTGATCCGCTCACCCCCCTCGTCCGCAAACAAGGGGTGGCACGTAATGGCTAA
- a CDS encoding nucleotidyl transferase AbiEii/AbiGii toxin family protein: MVLTPNKDPQSAVDYDDRSKTAVRSVLVEIGQVLGAFRGKFVLIGGAVPWLLLDNDDMRHVGTLDVDLSLDAEGLRESEYVDLVKALLISGYAQKGERRRFQLVRTVRVNDGGAPIDIYVDFLMPRNVKLEKHDPPFLDDFAVQRADGADLALKFAEMVAIEGTMPRGGINRVEIAIASIPALLAMKGHAIGKRDKPKDAYDIYYCIRNFPQGIEALAAQCVPLLAEQSGAEGFQYIADKFQSFEHVGPVNVREFVRGTQALGERSEDQWQQDAFGQVAAFLDALAKATEKAKAE; this comes from the coding sequence ATGGTCTTAACTCCCAATAAAGACCCCCAGTCAGCTGTCGACTATGATGATCGCTCAAAAACGGCCGTTCGATCGGTACTGGTAGAGATAGGCCAAGTTCTTGGCGCCTTCCGCGGAAAGTTTGTGTTAATCGGTGGCGCCGTCCCTTGGCTGTTGCTTGATAATGACGATATGCGGCACGTTGGCACGCTCGACGTAGATCTCAGCCTTGACGCCGAAGGCCTAAGGGAAAGCGAATACGTGGACTTGGTCAAGGCGCTCTTAATTAGCGGTTACGCACAGAAAGGCGAGCGGCGGCGGTTTCAGCTTGTCCGCACGGTGCGCGTTAACGACGGGGGTGCGCCCATCGACATTTATGTCGACTTCCTAATGCCTCGCAACGTCAAGCTGGAAAAGCACGACCCACCTTTCCTGGATGATTTCGCGGTTCAGCGTGCAGATGGTGCCGACCTAGCATTGAAGTTCGCTGAAATGGTCGCGATCGAGGGTACCATGCCAAGAGGCGGCATCAATCGGGTGGAGATAGCTATTGCGTCCATCCCGGCTCTGCTTGCCATGAAAGGGCATGCGATCGGTAAGCGCGACAAGCCCAAGGATGCCTATGATATCTACTACTGTATCCGCAATTTCCCGCAGGGCATTGAGGCTTTGGCTGCGCAGTGTGTTCCGCTTTTGGCTGAACAGTCTGGTGCGGAGGGATTTCAATATATCGCGGATAAGTTCCAGTCCTTCGAGCATGTTGGGCCCGTTAATGTCCGTGAATTCGTTAGGGGTACTCAGGCCCTTGGGGAGAGGAGCGAGGATCAGTGGCAACAGGATGCGTTCGGCCAGGTTGCCGCTTTCTTAGATGCGTTGGCCAAAGCCACGGAAAAAGCGAAGGCAGAATAG
- a CDS encoding type IV toxin-antitoxin system AbiEi family antitoxin, producing the protein MNNFHHLVKVVSAMKQTEQDARDALVTLLGRVPGLDAQFVEEEDRSDSAGADIVVTISNQGRQSILVCEVKSNGQPKVAELAIYKLKRDIGAFGPNAFPVFVAPYLSEAVRAFCEEEKVSYFDLAGNARIAVDGLYIERQSEDNPFKEKREFKSLFSPKAASVLRVMLKTVPGLPELETGPWRQWRVDELRLKAAVSLGLVSNVRKALIEKGFASDQSQGIVLTKPIELLEAWQKVYTKPAGETYSFYTTLHGNQFTFALRDVLGTHSNIGQAVLSSFSAAKWMAPYARVGSETFYADKRGLQRLKSALQLTASGHGENVQITVLKDEGPIWDAIEPTEGIWCTSPVQTYLDLSVSGDRGFESANVLRKAMLQWS; encoded by the coding sequence ATGAATAATTTTCACCATCTGGTGAAAGTGGTCTCTGCAATGAAACAAACAGAACAAGATGCCCGTGACGCGCTGGTTACCCTTCTTGGGCGGGTGCCTGGCCTTGATGCTCAATTCGTGGAAGAAGAGGATAGATCGGACTCCGCAGGGGCGGACATTGTCGTAACTATCTCAAACCAAGGACGACAATCCATTCTAGTCTGTGAAGTGAAAAGTAACGGTCAGCCAAAGGTAGCGGAGCTAGCGATCTACAAGCTGAAGCGCGATATAGGCGCCTTTGGGCCCAATGCGTTTCCTGTGTTTGTCGCTCCCTATCTATCGGAAGCCGTTCGGGCCTTTTGTGAGGAAGAAAAAGTGTCCTATTTCGACCTGGCTGGGAACGCCCGGATTGCGGTCGATGGGCTTTATATCGAAAGGCAATCTGAGGATAATCCGTTCAAGGAAAAGCGTGAGTTCAAATCTCTGTTTTCGCCTAAGGCGGCTTCAGTTCTTCGCGTCATGTTAAAGACGGTTCCCGGCTTGCCGGAACTGGAGACGGGACCATGGCGCCAATGGCGGGTCGATGAGCTTCGGTTGAAAGCGGCGGTGAGCCTCGGGTTGGTCAGCAATGTCCGAAAGGCACTTATCGAAAAGGGTTTTGCTTCTGATCAAAGCCAGGGCATCGTTTTGACGAAGCCCATCGAGCTACTGGAGGCATGGCAGAAGGTCTACACGAAGCCAGCGGGGGAGACATATTCCTTTTACACGACCTTGCACGGGAACCAGTTCACGTTTGCCCTTCGCGACGTCTTGGGGACGCATTCAAACATAGGACAAGCCGTGTTGTCATCTTTCTCAGCGGCTAAGTGGATGGCGCCTTATGCGCGGGTTGGTTCGGAAACCTTTTACGCTGATAAGCGCGGGCTTCAGCGATTGAAGTCTGCACTACAGTTGACCGCATCTGGACACGGCGAAAATGTTCAGATCACCGTCTTGAAGGATGAAGGTCCGATCTGGGATGCGATCGAACCGACTGAAGGGATTTGGTGCACGAGCCCCGTTCAAACCTATCTAGACCTATCGGTGTCTGGTGATCGCGGCTTCGAATCCGCTAATGTTCTGCGCAAGGCAATGCTGCAATGGTCTTAA
- a CDS encoding serine/threonine-protein kinase, protein MASFKSGLIIGKHIASGFFGDVYMGQDPVHGAVAVKRIQKDPTKPDAEWSARKQGLLKEAQNLKAASHRNVVQIHHLVEDETDDSIVFAMEYCAGGSLQGVYDAGPMKLDRLRKVATEITLGLQSLHSRGMLHRDIKPGNILISGSGVAQLGDFGLVTDNLILGYGSQAGYSDHIAPEVWAGGGTSVKADIWSMGMTLYRLLHGSSWYSAAPLPRTVVQDGDYCKTLKWLPHIPDEWRRIIRKMLHDSPDKRVQTATELFAALSRLPTPEWSCSVTPKEIRWERVKGPRKVSVLWQRHNARDHEWHAWSEPLKTGKTHTLGGGDDILSRKEVDRQLQEFFKNNP, encoded by the coding sequence ATGGCTAGTTTTAAATCCGGTCTGATTATCGGTAAGCATATCGCCAGTGGGTTTTTTGGCGATGTTTATATGGGGCAAGACCCAGTGCACGGTGCCGTGGCAGTTAAAAGAATTCAAAAGGATCCAACGAAACCGGATGCGGAATGGTCGGCGAGAAAACAGGGCTTATTGAAGGAAGCCCAGAACCTGAAGGCAGCTTCGCACCGGAATGTAGTGCAAATTCATCATCTGGTCGAAGATGAGACTGATGACAGTATCGTTTTCGCTATGGAATATTGCGCCGGTGGTTCTTTGCAAGGTGTATACGATGCAGGACCGATGAAGCTCGACCGTCTTCGAAAGGTGGCGACAGAAATCACACTCGGACTGCAATCGCTACATAGCCGAGGCATGTTGCATCGTGACATTAAACCCGGAAATATCTTGATTAGTGGTTCAGGCGTCGCTCAATTGGGTGACTTCGGACTTGTCACGGACAACCTCATTTTGGGGTATGGTTCTCAAGCCGGATATTCTGACCATATAGCACCAGAAGTTTGGGCGGGCGGCGGCACCAGTGTCAAGGCGGACATCTGGAGTATGGGAATGACATTGTATAGGCTTTTGCATGGCTCGAGCTGGTACTCGGCAGCGCCGTTGCCACGAACGGTTGTACAAGATGGCGACTACTGCAAGACTCTGAAGTGGCTGCCCCATATCCCTGATGAGTGGCGTCGAATTATAAGAAAAATGCTTCATGATTCGCCTGACAAACGGGTGCAAACTGCCACTGAACTTTTTGCGGCACTAAGTAGGCTCCCAACTCCTGAATGGTCGTGCAGCGTTACACCTAAAGAAATAAGGTGGGAGCGAGTTAAAGGACCTCGCAAAGTGAGCGTGTTATGGCAGCGTCACAATGCTCGTGACCACGAGTGGCATGCATGGAGTGAACCTTTAAAAACGGGCAAGACGCACACTTTAGGGGGCGGAGATGACATTCTTTCTCGAAAGGAAGTCGATCGGCAGCTTCAAGAGTTTTTCAAAAACAACCCTTAG
- a CDS encoding abortive infection family protein, with amino-acid sequence MLGKSSPIPDHILEDDKLKGRVTTGLATAASSALTKSDWKFAAEKGGYSDSLDGHRRFYKSLDFGDDDYEGNVLTLVKYLFDEMPLEFVELFNHPKVQARLMQRDPALVDLWRGEADPVLVAVAHAFDEIKAVSTNIDLSQYASRINAALPGDPKQAIGATKDMLEAVMRTILHRTGHQDVDDLDFPGLTTHTFNALGLTEASKPSTEGEGLVRKIASTARKMILTANELRNHLGTGHGRNVDEEEDLSADDASMVASSGLILAAWLIKRAGI; translated from the coding sequence ATGCTTGGCAAATCATCACCTATTCCAGATCATATACTTGAAGACGACAAGCTGAAAGGACGGGTTACAACCGGACTTGCGACGGCGGCATCTTCGGCACTTACGAAAAGCGACTGGAAATTTGCGGCAGAAAAAGGCGGTTATTCGGACAGCCTAGATGGGCACCGACGTTTTTACAAGAGCCTCGATTTCGGTGACGACGACTACGAGGGTAATGTCCTCACTTTAGTGAAATATCTTTTCGATGAAATGCCGTTGGAATTCGTCGAACTGTTCAACCATCCCAAGGTGCAGGCCCGGCTTATGCAACGCGACCCTGCCTTAGTCGATTTATGGAGAGGCGAAGCCGATCCGGTACTGGTCGCGGTGGCACACGCCTTCGATGAGATCAAGGCCGTCAGTACCAACATCGATCTATCACAATATGCGTCTCGGATTAATGCCGCTCTGCCCGGCGACCCCAAGCAGGCCATTGGCGCCACTAAGGACATGCTCGAGGCCGTTATGCGGACCATATTGCATCGCACTGGACATCAGGATGTTGACGATCTGGACTTCCCGGGCCTCACGACCCACACATTCAATGCCTTGGGCCTTACAGAGGCCAGTAAGCCCTCTACCGAGGGCGAGGGACTTGTCAGGAAAATAGCCAGCACGGCCAGGAAAATGATTCTGACAGCCAACGAGTTGCGGAACCATCTTGGCACGGGCCATGGGCGGAACGTCGATGAAGAGGAGGACCTGTCCGCAGACGATGCCAGCATGGTGGCCTCAAGCGGGCTGATTCTGGCCGCTTGGCTGATAAAACGCGCCGGCATTTGA
- a CDS encoding alpha-L-fucosidase, whose product MDSTKRNMLRGVAGLGLAGALPAKAVELPEPGYDRIADGAFKPNWESLSASYKTPDWFRDAKFGLWAHWGPGCVPEYGDWYARSMYLQGNGVYDHHVKTYGHPSDFGFMEFYPRWTAENWNPGELLDLYVKAGAKYFVAMANHHDNFDMFNSKFHDWNSVAIGPKKDIIGIWEKEARERGLKFGVSNHGAHAWHWFQTAYGYDPEGPRAGERYDAYKLTKLDGRGKWWEGLDPQALYGGAVMPLPDGIKTIAQANDWHEQNDRVWTEAPPLANPAFTRQWYLRCKDLIDSYKPDLVYFDNFDLPLGQAGLDIAAHYYNASVQWRGKLDTVLNIKPQGEPKKGYVADVERGFRAEISPEPWQTDTCIGHWHYDRRVYEQNKYLPAAAVIHRLCDIVSKNGNLLLSIPVRADGSIDDQERRIVEDIGEWMGRFSEAIYGTRPWEIYGEGPTQVGVGMFGESQQKPFTHQDIRFTTKDKALYAISLGRPVNGKLTIASLAKGAKYARGQVRRVQIVGDASPLDFRQDDKGLHISVPVASGHDIGVALKITGVV is encoded by the coding sequence ATGGATAGCACAAAACGTAACATGCTGCGGGGTGTGGCTGGACTGGGGCTGGCGGGCGCGCTGCCTGCCAAAGCCGTCGAATTGCCTGAGCCGGGCTATGACCGGATCGCAGACGGCGCTTTTAAACCCAACTGGGAGTCGCTTTCAGCCAGTTATAAGACACCCGACTGGTTCCGTGATGCCAAGTTCGGACTGTGGGCTCACTGGGGACCGGGGTGCGTGCCTGAGTACGGGGACTGGTATGCCCGCAGCATGTATCTGCAAGGAAATGGGGTCTATGACCATCATGTCAAAACCTATGGCCACCCGTCGGATTTTGGCTTTATGGAGTTTTATCCGCGCTGGACGGCTGAAAACTGGAACCCCGGCGAGTTGCTTGATCTCTATGTGAAGGCGGGTGCGAAATATTTCGTCGCCATGGCCAATCACCATGACAATTTCGATATGTTCAATTCGAAGTTTCATGACTGGAATTCCGTCGCGATCGGGCCGAAAAAGGACATTATCGGCATCTGGGAAAAAGAAGCCCGTGAGCGTGGCTTGAAATTCGGTGTCTCCAACCACGGGGCCCATGCCTGGCACTGGTTTCAGACGGCCTATGGCTATGATCCGGAAGGTCCGCGGGCGGGCGAACGCTATGATGCATATAAGCTGACCAAACTGGATGGCCGGGGCAAATGGTGGGAAGGTCTGGACCCGCAAGCCCTCTATGGGGGCGCGGTTATGCCCCTGCCGGACGGCATAAAGACCATTGCGCAGGCCAATGACTGGCACGAACAAAACGATCGGGTATGGACTGAAGCGCCGCCTTTGGCGAACCCGGCCTTTACGCGTCAGTGGTATTTGCGCTGCAAGGATCTGATCGATAGCTATAAGCCCGATCTTGTGTACTTTGACAATTTTGATTTGCCGCTGGGGCAGGCGGGACTGGATATCGCGGCTCATTATTACAATGCTTCGGTCCAGTGGCGCGGAAAGCTGGATACCGTGCTGAATATCAAGCCGCAGGGCGAGCCTAAAAAAGGCTATGTGGCCGATGTCGAACGGGGTTTCCGGGCGGAAATAAGCCCCGAACCGTGGCAGACAGATACCTGCATCGGCCACTGGCATTATGATCGCCGGGTCTATGAGCAAAATAAGTATCTGCCGGCAGCGGCTGTCATTCATCGCTTGTGTGATATCGTCTCCAAGAACGGCAATCTGCTGCTCAGTATCCCCGTTCGTGCCGACGGGTCGATTGACGATCAGGAGCGCCGCATTGTCGAGGATATAGGTGAGTGGATGGGGCGTTTCTCAGAAGCGATCTACGGTACACGCCCCTGGGAAATCTATGGCGAAGGCCCCACACAAGTGGGGGTCGGCATGTTCGGTGAAAGCCAGCAAAAACCTTTTACACATCAGGATATCCGCTTCACCACCAAAGATAAGGCGCTCTATGCCATTAGCCTCGGCCGCCCGGTCAACGGTAAGCTTACGATTGCGTCTCTGGCGAAGGGCGCTAAATATGCCCGCGGTCAGGTTCGGCGCGTTCAGATCGTCGGGGACGCGTCACCGCTTGATTTTCGTCAGGACGACAAAGGTTTGCACATTTCTGTGCCGGTAGCTTCCGGCCACGACATCGGTGTGGCGTTAAAGATTACGGGCGTGGTGTAA